Proteins from one Mus pahari chromosome 18, PAHARI_EIJ_v1.1, whole genome shotgun sequence genomic window:
- the LOC110335959 gene encoding cysteine-rich secretory protein 1 isoform X1, translating into MALMLVLFFLAAALPPSLLQDNSQDNSFEKLSTTKTSVQEEIVSKHNQLRRMVSPSGSDLLKMEWSHEAQVNAQQWADKCTYSHSPIELRTTNLKCGENLFMSSYLATWSSAIQVWYDEYKDLTFSVGPKQPGSMVGHYTQVVWNSTFQVACGVAECPENPLRFFYVCHYCPGGNYLGRIYTPYTAGEPCASCPDYCEDGLCTNSCGHEDNYSNCEDLKKTLPCEHPLLKEGCKATCLCEGKIH; encoded by the exons ATGGCATTAATGCTAGTGCTGTTCTTCTTGGCTGCTGCACTGCCCCCATCCCTTCTTCAAGATAACTCTCAG GATAACAGTTTTGAGAAACTTTCAACCACTAAAACATCAGTCCAAGAAGAGATTGTAAGCAAGCACAACCAATTGAGACGAATGGTTTCTCCATCTGGCAGTGACTTGCTAAAAATG gAATGGAGCCATGAGGCTCAAGTGAATGCTCAGCAATGGGCAGACAAGTGTACATACAGTCACAGTCCCATAGAACTCAGGACAACGA ATTTAAAATGTGGTGAGAATTTGTTCATGTCATCTTACCTTGCAACATGGTCTTCTGCAATTCAAGTATGGTATGATGAATACAAAGATCTTACCTTTAGTGTTGGCCCAAAGCAACCTGGTAGTATGGTCGGACATTATACTCag GTTGTTTGGAATTCAACTTTCCAAGTTGCATGTGGAGTTGCTGAATGCCCTGAAAATCCACTGAGATTCTTTTATGTTTGTCACTATTGTCCTGG TGGCAATTATCTAGGAAGGATATACACACCTTACACAGCAGGAGAACCGTGTGCCAGTTGTCCTGATTACTGTGAAGATGGGCTGTGCA CCAATAGTTGTGGACATGAAGATAATTATTCTAACTGTGAAGATCTGAAGAAGACGCTAccctgtgaacatccacttcttaAAGAAGGTTGCAAAGCTACATGCCTCTGTGAAGGCAAAATTCACTAA
- the LOC110335959 gene encoding cysteine-rich secretory protein 1 isoform X2, with translation MALMLVLFFLAAALPPSLLQDNSQDNSFEKLSTTKTSVQEEIVSKHNQLRRMVSPSGSDLLKMEWSHEAQVNAQQWADKCTYSHSPIELRTTNLKCGENLFMSSYLATWSSAIQVWYDEYKDLTFSVGPKQPGSMVGHYTQVVWNSTFQVACGVAECPENPLRFFYVCHYCPGGNYLGRIYTPYTAGEPCASCPDYCEDGLCTNSCGHEDNYSNCEDLKKTLPCEHPLLKEGCKATCLCEGKIH, from the exons ATGGCATTAATGCTAGTGCTGTTCTTCTTGGCTGCTGCACTGCCCCCATCCCTTCTTCAAGATAACTCTCAG GATAACAGTTTTGAGAAACTTTCAACCACTAAAACATCAGTCCAAGAAGAGATTGTAAGCAAGCACAACCAATTGAGACGAATGGTTTCTCCATCTGGCAGTGACTTGCTAAAAATG gAATGGAGCCATGAGGCTCAAGTGAATGCTCAGCAATGGGCAGACAAGTGTACATACAGTCACAGTCCCATAGAACTCAGGACAACGA ATTTAAAATGTGGTGAGAATTTGTTCATGTCATCTTACCTTGCAACATGGTCTTCTGCAATTCAAGTATGGTATGATGAATACAAAGATCTTACCTTTAGTGTTGGCCCAAAGCAACCTGGTAGTATGGTCGGACATTATACTCag GTTGTTTGGAATTCAACTTTCCAAGTTGCATGTGGAGTTGCTGAATGCCCTGAAAATCCACTGAGATTCTTTTATGTTTGTCACTATTGTCCTGG TGGCAATTATCTAGGAAGGATATACACACCTTACACAGCAGGAGAACCGTGTGCCAGTTGTCCTGATTACTGTGAAGATGGGCTGTGCA CCAATAGTTGTGGACATGAAGATAATTATTCTAACTGTGAAGATCTGAAGAAGACGCTAccctgtgaacatccacttcttaAAGAAGGTTGCAAAGCTACATGCCTCTGTGAAG